A window from Falco naumanni isolate bFalNau1 chromosome 3, bFalNau1.pat, whole genome shotgun sequence encodes these proteins:
- the LOC121084269 gene encoding lysophosphatidic acid receptor 6-like, protein MADVSWTGEVSNETAANASSEFSVEADFQYCLFTVIYSIVFVLGLIENVLALYLLSCKVKHISHSYIYMINLALADTLFVCVLPFKIHYHLNWNNWIFGDMACRITGTLYYINIYLSIAFFTCICVDRYIAVLHPFTYIQIKVIHYVTVVTILWVVALSVTVPLILGGPLHNRGVRNTTACFENFATHSWTYRMAPYNILALVFGFVIPFSIILISYPLIAKRISQIKHAARKRKAVSTIYIILVICTLCFLPYHLTHLFHFLMRIQVIQNESFTTLIYKMRRVTLALVSFNCCLNPLLYYYTSSSKKWRFNLKLRFRSKKVYTICDQRLGESSCVYKLQQTHGNKNPRDEIN, encoded by the coding sequence ATGGCAGATGTTTCCTGGACTGGAGAAGTCTCCAATGAGACAGCTGCCAATGCCAGTTCGGAATTCAGTGTGGAAGCAGACTTCCAGTATTGCTTGTTTACTGTCATCTACAGCATCGTCTTTGTGCTGGGACTGATAGAAAATGTCTTGGCTCTGTACCTCCTGTCCTGCAAGGTAAAGCACATTTCTCATTCCTATATATACATGATCAATCTGGCTCTGGCAGACaccttgtttgtttgtgtgctgccttttaaaattcattaccACCTGAACTGGAACAACTGGATCTTTGGTGACATGGCCTGCAGGATAACTGGGACTCTGTACTACATCAACATCTACCTGAGCATTGCCTTCTTCACCTGCATCTGCGTTGATCGTTACATTGCGGTGCTGCACCCCTTCACGTACATCCAGATCAAAGTCATCCATTACGTGACGGTGGTCACGATCCTTTGGGTGGTCGCTCTGAGTGTCACGGTTCCACTTATCCTTGGAGGTCCCCTCCACAACAGAGGGGTGAGGAACACGACGGCATGTTTTGAGAACTTTGCTACGCATAGCTGGACTTACCGCATGGCGCCTTACAACATCCTGGCcttagtttttggttttgtgatcCCATTTTCCATCATTCTGATCAGCTACCCTCTCATCGCTAAGAGGATCTCCCAGATCAAACACGCCGCTCGCAAGAGGAAGGCCGTGAGCACTATCTACATCATCTTGGTCATTTGTACTTTGTGCTTTCTCCCCTATCACCTCACTCACTTGTTCCACTTCTTAATGAGAATCCAGGTCATCCAGAATGAGTCATTCACCACCTTGATCTACAAGATGCGAAGGGTCACCTTAGCCCTGGTGAGTTTCAACTGTTGCCTTAACCCCCTCTTGTACTACTACACCTCTTCCAGCAAGAAGTGGCGCTTCAACCTCAAGCTCAGATTCAGGTCCAAAAAGGTGTACACGATCTGCGACCAGAGACTCGGGGAGTCCTCCTGCGTTTATAAACTCCAGCAGacacatggaaataaaaacCCCAGAGATGAAATCAACTGA
- the INTS11 gene encoding integrator complex subunit 11, translating to MPEIKVTPLGAGQDVGRSCILVSIAGKNVMLDCGMHMGYNDDRRFPDFSYITQNGRLTDFLDCVIISHFHLDHCGALPYFSEMVGYDGPIYMTHPTKAICPILLEDYRKITVDKKGETNFFTSQMIKDCMKKVVAVHLHQTVQVDEELEIKAYYAGHVLGAAMFQIKVGCESVVYTGDYNMTPDRHLGAAWIDKCRPDLLISESTYATTIRDSKRCRERDFLKKVHETVERGGKVLIPVFALGRAQELCILLETFWERMNLKAPIYFSTGLTEKANHYYKLFITWTNQKIRKTFVQRNMFEFKHIKAFDRAFADNPGPMVVFATPGMLHAGQSLQIFRKWAGNEKNMVIMPGYCVQGTVGHKILSGQRKLEMEGRQILEVKMQVEYMSFSAHADAKGIMQLIRQAEPRNVLLVHGEAKKMEFLKQKIEQEFHVNCYMPANGETATIFTNPSIPVDISLGLLKRETAIGLLPDAKKPKLMHGTLMMKDNSFRLVSPEQALKELGLTEHQLRFTCRVHIQDPRKEHETVLRVYNHLKGVLKDYSVQHLPDGSITVESILIQATAHSEDQGTKVLLVSWTYQDEELGSYLTSLLKKGLPQSTA from the exons ATGCCTGAAATCAAAGTCACTCCCTTGG GAGCTGGCCAGGATGTGGGGCGCAGCTGTATCCTTGTGTCTATTGCCGGGAAAAATGTCATGCTTGACTGTGGGATGCACATGGGCTACAACGATGAT AGACGCTTTCCTGACTTTTCTTACATTACTCAGAATGGAAGGCTGACTGACTTTCTAGACTGCGTGATCATCAG CCACTTTCATTTGGACCATTGTGGAGCTTTACCATATTTCAGTGAAATGGTCGGTTACGATGGGCCCATTTACATGACGCATCCTACCAAGGCCATCTGCCCCATCCTCCTGGAGGACTATCGGAAAATAACTGTAGATAAGAAAGGGGAAACAAACTTCTTCACTTCTCAAATGATTAAAGACTGTATGAAAAAAGTAGTTGCTGTGCATCTTCACCAGACAGTTCAG GTGGATGAGGAGCTGGAGATCAAGGCATACTATGCAGGCCATGTGCTAGGAGCAGCCATGTTCCAGATTAAGGTTGGCTGCGAGTCAGTTGTGTACACT GGCGATTATAACATGACACCAGACAGACATTTAGG tgCTGCCTGGATCGATAAGTGTCGCCCAGATTTATTAATAAGTGAATCTACCTATGCCACAACTATCAGAGATTCCAAACGCTGCAGAGAAAGAGACTTCTTGAAGAAAGTTCATGAGACTGTAGAAAGAGGAGGGAAG GTTCTTATCCCAGTTTTTGCCCTTGGACGTGCCCAGGAACTTTGCATTTTATTGGAAACTTTCTG GGAAAGAATGAACTTGAAGGctccaatttatttttccacGGGACTGACAGAGAAGGCCAATCATTACTACAAGCTCTTCATCACCTGGACGAATCAGAAAATCCGGAAAACATTTGTGCAGAGGAACATGTTTGAATTCAAACACATCAAAGCGTTCGATCGGGCCTTTGCAGACAACCCAGGGCCTATG GTTGTGTTTGCAACGCCTGGTATGCTTCATGCGGGACAGTCCCTTCAAATCTTCAGGAAATGGGCAGGGAATGAAAAGAATATG GTCATCATGCCTGGCTACTGTGTGCAGGGAACTGTAGGCCATAAGATTCTGAGTGGGCAGCGCAAGCTGGAAATGGAAGGAAGACAAAta ctggaagTAAAGATGCAGGTGGAGTACATGTCCTTCAGTGCCCACGCAGATGCCAAGGGAATAATGCAGCTGATTCGCCAGGCTGAGCCACGAAACGTTCTCCTGGTCCATGGTGAAGCGAAGAAAATGGagtttctgaagcagaaaatagaACAGGAATTTC ATGTCAACTGTTACATGCCTGCAAACGGGGAGACCGCCACAATATTCACCAATCCCAGCATTCCAGTGGACATATCCCTGGGACTCCTGAAGAGAGAAACAGCAATAG GTCTGTTACCGGATGCCAAGAAGCCCAAGCTAATGCATGGCACATTAATGATGAAGGATAAT agctTCCGCCTGGTTTCTCCTGAGCAGGCCCTGAAGGAGCTGGGCCTTACAGAACATCAGCTGCGTTTCACCTGCCGCGTTCACATCCAGGATCCACGGAAAGAACATGAGACGGTGCTTCGTGTGTACAACCACCTCAAAGG GGTCCTGAAGGATTATTCCGTGCAGCACCTCCCCGACGGCTCCATAACAGTGGAGTCCATTCTTATCCAAGCCACAGCACACTCAGAGGATCAAGGAACCAAAGTCCTGCTCGTATCCTGGACTTACCAG GATGAAGAACTGGGCAGCTATCTCACATCCCTCCTGAAAAAGGGACTGCCTCAGAGCACGGCATGA
- the LOC121084271 gene encoding ceramide-1-phosphate transfer protein translates to MANYFRNTLMGTAKRREDLACFTAAISILFQYQTEDLSRGPTSSAVPCRAGPSPLLSSAPPPRRRNRPRAAPCRAAMAGAFSLREVLAAFQACVTERREVLLGPYLSGWRGLIRFLHTLGAIFSFISKDAVAKVQLMEDYCRGEQREQYVSLQAMVRYELAQGLLDAPGRPDSGCRTVLRLHRALRWLQLFLEGLRTARQDSRTSTICTDSYNASLAAYHPWVIRKAATVAFRTLPPRDAFLQIMNVGTAEEAVAMLGEALPYIGDVYDITQQLFAQHELLDLP, encoded by the exons ATGGCAAATTATTTCCGAAACACTCTAATGGGGActgcaaaaagaagagaagattTAGCCTGTTTTACAGCTGCCATTTCAATTCTTTTTCAGTACCAGACAGAAGACTTAAGCAGAGGTCCAACTTCTTCC gccgtgccgtgccgggccGGGCCGTCCCCGCTCCTCTCctcagcgccgccgccgcgcaggcGCAaccggccccgcgccgccccgtGCCGCGCGGCGATGGCGGGCGCGTTCAGCCTGCGGGAGGTGCTGGCCGCCTTCCAGGCGTGCGTGACGGAGCGGcgggaggtgctgctggggccCTACCTCAGCGGCTGGCGGGGGCTCATCCG GTTCCTCCACACGCTGGGCGCCATCTTCTCCTTCATCTCCAAGGACGCGGTGGCCAAGGTCCAGCTGATGGAGGACTACTGCCGCGGCGAGCAGCGGGAGCAGTACGTGTCGCTGCAGGCCATGGTGCGCTACGAGCTggcccaggggctgctggacGCCCCGGGGCGCCCCGACTCGGGCTGCCGCACCGTCCTGCGCCTCCACAGGGCCCTGcgctggctgcagctcttcctggAGGGGCTGAGGACGGCCCGGCAGGACTCCCGCACCTCCACCATCTGCACCGACTCCTACAACGCCTCCCTGGCCGCCTACCACCCCTGGGTGATCCGCAAGGCCGCCACGGTGGCCTTCCGCACGCTGCCGCCCCGCGACGCCTTCCTGCAGATCATGAACGTGGGCACGGCCGAGGAGGCTGTGGCCATGCTGGGAGAGGCCTTGCCCTACATCGGCGATGTCTACGACATCACCCAGCAGCTCTTTGCCCAGCACGAGCTGCTTGACCTCCCCTGA